The window GCCGTGGTGCCCGACTGGGCCTGGACGCTCTACACCCACACGGTGGAGAGCTACGGCCTCACGGTCCCGACCCTGCAGGGGCGCGACGCCGAACTGCGCCGCCACGCGGCCTTCCTGGCGTCCCTGCCGCTGACGCACGACGACGGCACCCACCTCTTCGTCCATGCCGGCATCCGCCCCGGGGTGCCGCTGGAGCGCCAGTCGCACGAGGACCTGACCTGGATCCGCGAGGAGTTCCTCACCTTCGAGGGCCGGCTGCCGCGGCGCGTCGTGCACGGCCACACGATCATGGGCGACCGGCCCGTCGTCACGCCGAACCGCATCTCCATCGACACCGGCGCCTACCGCTCCGGCATCCTCACCGCGGCGGTGCTCGACCCCGAGGCTCCGTCGGGCGAGCCGTCCTTCCTGCAGACCGCCGGCGCGCCCGACCGGCCGGCGCTGGTCCGCGAGGCCCTGCTGGTGCAGAGCATCGCCGGCCGGCCCGTGTCGCCCGAACTGCAGGCGGTGTTCGACGACTTCGTGGAGGGGCGGATCGAGCTTCCCGAGATGCAGTCGCGCAGCGCGCGGCTCGGCGCGGCGGTGTGACCCCCGAGCCGCCGCGGGCCTGACGCACGCACCATCGTTCCGGGGCGCCCCTCGCGGGAGCCGGCCGGTCCCTCAGCCGAACAGTTCCGGCCGCCGCACCCGCAGCGTCTGCACGAGGCACAGCGTCTTCATGTCGTCGAGGGCGTTGCGGTCGGCGAGGGCGGCCAGCTCGGCGAGCGGCGCCTCGACGACGGCGATGTTCTCGTGCTCGTGGGCGAGGCCGCCGCCCTCGCCCGTGCGGTCCTCGGCCGCGTAGGGGGCGAGGAAGAGGTGCATGCGCTCGGTCGACACGCCGCACATCGACCAGGCGTGGCCGGCCTCCTCCAGCGCGCCGAGCCTGACGCCGACCTCCTCCTCCGCTTCGCGGCGCGCGGCGTCCTCGGGCTCCTCGCCGTCGTCGCGCAGGCCGGCGGGCGCTTCGAGGAAGTCGCAGGCCGCGCCCATCAGCAGCACGGGCGCGCGGGGCAGCCTGACCATGAGCGCCACGCGGCGCTCGGGGTCGTAGGGCAGCACGGCCACGGCCGGGCCGTGGTCCTCGATCTCGCGGGTGAACTCCACGCCGTCGTCGCCCGACAGCGTGGCGACGCGGAGCTTGAGCCAGCCGTCGTGGACGAGCTTCGTGGACCTGATCGCGACCATGCCGTCTCCCGCTGGCCAGACCGTCTTCTGGCCGCCGGAGGATAGGGCGCGGCGGCGGCCTCGGCGAGGTCGGCCCCCCCGACGACCTCGCCGCCCCGGCTCACAGTTCGGCGTGTCGCGCGTCAGGCCTTGCAAGCAGCCGACGCGGCTATGGCTGCATGGCCGGTGATGATAGGGTGATCTCAACCGGCCTCGTCGCTACGCATCCTCGGAGCATCGTCATGGCTCGACGCACCGTGCAGAGTGATCCGTCTAAAGCGAGCGCTCCGCCGGCCGAGGTCGCCGACGACGACCACGGCATCGAAATGATCGACGACGACGATCGCGCGCTGGTTCTGGAGGGTCTCGAGCAATCGCGCCGCGGCGAGATCGCCAGCGATGAGGACGTGGAAGCTGTCCTGGCCCGCTTCCGGCGGTGAAGGTCGAGTTCACCGCAACGGCGCTGAGGCAACTCTCCACGATCGCGGAAGAGCTCGAGGCTTTCTCTCCCGCTTGGGCGGCGGAGGTCGGCGGCTCGATCGAACGGACCCTCCGTCGCCTGTCGGATCACCCCTTCAGCGGCCGAGCGCAGGACGTGCCGGGCGTCCGAAAGGCGGTCGTGCTCAAGGGACGATACCTGCTCTACTATGAGGTATTGCTGGAACGCGGTGTCGTTCGCATGCTCGCCATCGTACATCCGCGTCGCCGACGGCCTTACCGGGACGGTTGACTGCGGCTCGGTGACGTGAGGCCGCGACGAGCCACGGTCGATCCGAGCACCGCC is drawn from Lichenibacterium dinghuense and contains these coding sequences:
- a CDS encoding metallophosphoesterase family protein, with product MRTVTYAIADIHGRLDLLERLLDAVEGDAEGRGAAAKIVFTGDYVDRGPASRGVIARVMAGPRRACDRFVPLRGNHDDLFIAAVTRGAVVPDWAWTLYTHTVESYGLTVPTLQGRDAELRRHAAFLASLPLTHDDGTHLFVHAGIRPGVPLERQSHEDLTWIREEFLTFEGRLPRRVVHGHTIMGDRPVVTPNRISIDTGAYRSGILTAAVLDPEAPSGEPSFLQTAGAPDRPALVREALLVQSIAGRPVSPELQAVFDDFVEGRIELPEMQSRSARLGAAV
- a CDS encoding type II toxin-antitoxin system RelE/ParE family toxin yields the protein MKVEFTATALRQLSTIAEELEAFSPAWAAEVGGSIERTLRRLSDHPFSGRAQDVPGVRKAVVLKGRYLLYYEVLLERGVVRMLAIVHPRRRRPYRDG
- a CDS encoding NUDIX domain-containing protein → MVAIRSTKLVHDGWLKLRVATLSGDDGVEFTREIEDHGPAVAVLPYDPERRVALMVRLPRAPVLLMGAACDFLEAPAGLRDDGEEPEDAARREAEEEVGVRLGALEEAGHAWSMCGVSTERMHLFLAPYAAEDRTGEGGGLAHEHENIAVVEAPLAELAALADRNALDDMKTLCLVQTLRVRRPELFG